In one Gossypium hirsutum isolate 1008001.06 chromosome D09, Gossypium_hirsutum_v2.1, whole genome shotgun sequence genomic region, the following are encoded:
- the LOC107890694 gene encoding putative cell division cycle ATPase codes for MDQKHVLLSALGVGVGVGMGLGLVSGQSRLTGSGSVASTGLTLENMEKELIRQIVDGRESQVRFDEFPYYLSEQTRTLLTSAAYVHLKHADVSKYTRNLSPASKALLLSGPSELYQQMLAKALAHYFESKLLLLDVTDFSLRIHNKYGTPKESCFKRSPSESALERLSGLFSSFSLLPQEEPKGRLKRQSSSVDIASRGNEGPPKLRRNASVSDNMNGLASKCSPANLAPMSRTSSLFFDEKLLLQALYKVLVYVSRATPIVLYLRDVDKLLFRSQRFYNFFQQMLKKLSGNVLILGSRVVDLSNDRELEERLAVLFPYNIEIRPPEEEQHLVNWKSLLEKDMNMIQTQDNKNHIIEVLSANDLDCDDLDSICIADTLALSRYIEEVVVSAISYHLMNNKDPEYRNGKLVISSKSLAYGLSIFQGKSIGNYRLKLEAPTETLKEAGTLSVGIKPESKSGIRTGTGTTNPEKTDGENSASVIKVPEVVPDNEFEKRIRHEVIPANEINVTFADIGALDETKECLQELVMLPLKRPDLFKGGLLKPCRGILLFGPPGTGKTMLAKAIAREAGASFINVSMSTIASKWFGEDEKNVRALFTLAAKVSPTIIFVDEVDSMLGQRTRVGEHEAMRKIKNEFMTHWDGLLTKPVERILVLAATNRPFDLDEAIIRRFERRIMVGLPGVENREKIFRTLLAKEKVEENLNYAELAAMTEGYTGSDLKNLCTTAAYRPVRELIQQERLKDMERKKKEAEGQNSDDPSTKNDDVEERVITLRPLNMEDLRQAKNQVAASFSSEGAGMNELKQWNELYGEGGSRKKEQLSYFL; via the exons ATGGATCAAAAGCATGTACTGTTATCGGCATTGGGTGTAGGGGTAGGGGTAGGGATGGGGCTGGGATTGGTTTCGGGTCAGAGCAGATTGACCGGAAGCGGTTCGGTTGCATCAACCGGCCTCACTTTGGAGAATATGGAGAAAGAATTGATCCGCCAAATCGTTGATGGCAGAGAAAGTCAAGTCAGATTTGATGAGTTCCCATATTACCTCAG TGAGCAGACACGGACGTTGTTGACCAGTGCTGCCTATGTCCACCTGAAACATGCCGATGTTTCCAAGTACACAAGGAACCTTTCCCCTGCTAGTAAAGCCTTATTGCTGTCGGGGCCTTCGG AACTTTACCAACAAATGCTTGCCAAAGCTTTAGCTCATTACTTCGAATCAAAGTTGCTGCTGTTGGATGTAACTGACTTTTCCTTAAGA ATTCACAATAAATATGGAACTCCCAAAGAATCt TGTTTCAAAAGATCCCCTTCGGAATCAGCACTAGAGCGGTTGTCTGGTCTGTTCAGTTCTTTTTCACTCCTTCCACAAGAGGAACCTAAGG GTAGATTGAAGCGGCAAAGCAGTAGTGTGGATATTGCATCAAG AGGAAATGAAGGCCCTCCAAAGCTCCGTAGAAATGCCTCTGTATCGGATAATATGAATGGCCTTGCCTCCAAATGCTCTCCTGCAAATCTAG CTCCTATGTCGCGGACAAGCAGTTTGTTTTTCGATGAGAAGTTGCTTTTACAAGCTCTTTACAAGGTGTTGGTTTATGTGTCGAGAGCCACTCCCATTGTGCTGTATCTTAGAGATGTTGACAAGCTCTTGTTTAGATCGCAACGGTTCTATAATTTCTTCCAACAAATGTTGAAGAAACTGTCTGGGAATGTGTTGATACTTGGGTCACGAGTTGTTGATCTCAGCAACGACCGAGAGTTGGAAGAAAGGCTAGCTGTGCTTTTCCCTTACAACATTGAGATCAGGCCACCAGAAGAAGAACAACATCTTGTCAACTGGAAATCTCTACTTGAGAAAGACATGAACATGATCCAAACTCAGGATAATAAAAATCACATCATTGAGGTGCTTTCGGCTAACGATCTCGATTGCGATGATCTTGATTCTATCTGCATTGCAGACACGTTGGCACTCAGTAGATACATTGAGGAAGTTGTGGTGTCTGCCATTTCTTATCATTTGATGAACAACAAGGATCCCGAATACAGAAATGGAAAACTCGTCATATCATCGAAAAG TTTGGCATATGGATTGAGCATATTCCAGGGGAAGTCCATCGGCAATTACAGGTTAAAACTGGAGGCACCAACTGAAACATTAAAG GAAGCTGGAACACTTTCTGTAGGTATTAAACCAGAATCAAAATCTGGGATCCGAACCGGAACTGGAACCACAAATCCTGAAAAGACTGACGGTGAAAATTCTGCTTCAGTCATCAAAGTTCCT GAAGTTGTTCCAGACAACGAATTCGAAAAGAGAATAAGACACGAGGTCATACCAGCAAACGAGATCAATGTTACATTTGCTGACATTGGTGCCTTAGATGAGACGAAAGAATGCCTGCAAGAGCTAGTGATGCTTCCCTTGAAAAGGCCAGACCTTTTCAAAGGTGGCCTTCTAAAGCCTTGCAGGGGAATATTGTTGTTCGGTCCACCTGGCACTGGGAAGACAATGCTAGCCAAAGCCATTGCCAGGGAAGCTGGAGCTAGCTTCATTAATGTGTCGATGTCGACCATTGCTTCTAAATGGTTCGGGGAAGACGAGAAGAACGTCCGAGCTTTGTTCACATTGGCAGCCAAGGTCTCTCCGACAATTATATTTGTTGATGAGGTCGACAGCATGCTCGGCCAAAGGACTCGAGTTGGAGAGCACGAAGCTATGCGGAAGATAAAAAACGAGTTTATGACTCACTGGGATGGACTCTTGACAAAACCAGTTGAACGTATCCTTGTCCTTGCTGCAACCAACAGGCCATTCGACCTTGATGAAGCTATCATTAGGCGTTTTGAGCGTAG AATCATGGTGGGGCTTCCAGGTGTAGAGAACAGGGAAAAGATTTTTAGAACTCTTCTGGCAAAGGAAAAAGTAGAAGAAAATCTAAATTATGCCGAGCTTGCAGCCATGACTGAAGGATATACTGGAAGTGACCTTAAG AATTTATGCACAACAGCCGCTTATCGTCCAGTTAGAGAGTTAATACAGCAAGAGAGATTGAAGGATATG gagagaaagaagaaagaagcTGAAGGGCAGAACTCAGATGATCCCTCGACAAAAAATGACGATGTGGAGGAAAGAGTTATTACCTTAAGGCCATTAAACATGGAAGATTTAAGGCAAGCAAAGAATCAG GTGGCAGCTAGCTTTTCTTCCGAGGGAGCTGGAATGAACGAGTTAAAACAATGGAACGAATTGTACGGAGAAGGTGGTTCGAGAAAGAAGGAGCAGTTATCGTACTTCCTATGA